In Cheilinus undulatus linkage group 14, ASM1832078v1, whole genome shotgun sequence, the genomic stretch GTGTGATTTTATCGTCCCATTGGTAAGAATGGTgagtattaaaaataaaatatagctATCTCAGCTTatcttcacaatggaccatgtttttgctgacctTAGTGCAGCCTTGGTAGTCCCTGGTGGTAGAATGAGTCACACAACCACATTTGGTTTGCACAGCCCCTTTCTAAGTCTGAGAAAATTTTAAACCCAGCTCTTTGTGAACTCTGCAGTTTGATGCTAAAGATGAGGATGTTGATGACAATgacactgatgatgatgatttatTGTTTCATTGCTGTCTCAAGCAGCACCTGTGACCAACGTGGAGCAGAGTGTGGCACTTAATTAATGTTTTTTCCTGCTGCACAGATCCTCCTTTGTGTTGTACTTACTTTAGACAAGAGCATATGCTATAagtgtaacattgtaacatacCTCCTTTTTATATGCTGCAATTTGCTCCCTCAGACTTCGGATACTTTGGACGTGTTTGTTTGAGGCATCATTCaggtcctgaaactttgagctgTACCAAGCATCCATCTCCTGGAGACAAGAAACAATGATAGAGTTTCAGCAGATAATCccctcttttttaaggtttttcatATAGAAGGTGGATTACAACTTCTGAATAAGGGGATTTTTTCCTGTATTTATTGCAATGTTTTTGATATCCTCCAACACTGATTTGAAAACCAGgcacttttttttcacatttcatacAAGGTAAAAATAACGCATTAGAATAATAGTGGTGGAACATGGTGTGTCTTCATAGTTGCACCCTACCTGCAGGTTTTTGGCAGCAATGCTGTCATATTGAGACTGAATCTCtcggagagcagaggagaggtcTGGGAGGCCAAAACTCATCTCCACCTTAGAGGTTGATGAATAGATCCTCTGCATCAGCTCCTCAACTTCCTTTTAGGGAATCAAAGACAAGCAGAGTTAGACATTTATCAATCTCTGCAGATTTTAAACCATATGTAGGGTGTatctcatgtttacatcttaAGTATTTAATCTGTTGAACATTTATTTACCACATGTTATTCGCAGCATTCACCTTTAGCTTCCTATAAGCTCTTCACACCTAACTCTTAATTGCTATGTATATGATCTTACTCGATTCATCAAGAGTGTTGCTCATGAAGTCTTACCTGTCACAGCAGTAATTAAGGCTCATTAAAGCATTACTGATAAAATGAAAGGCATGTCAGCCACCAGCCGCTGACTCAAATACAATCTGAACAGACAGACAAAAGTGTTACCTCCTTGTGAACTCTCTGCAGGAAGGCCAGCTGGATCTCCAGCTGTTCTTGGTGTTTTTCCAGAGAAATGCGAGCAGAAGTTGCTTTATCCACATCCTGGAAAATTGAGCCAAATTAAATAGTTTAGCCTTCCATAAAATAAATTTcttcacaaattttaaaataaaaacttttgaaGACATTCTGCTGTTTCTTACCGGACGAAGAATCTCAATGTCATGCTCCGTCTTTTTCCTGGCTTCCAGTGCCTCGTCATATTTGGACTTCAGCATGTCCAACTGAGCCATCATCGCCTCCTTGGCTGAAAAAGACAAATCCTGTACACACAGAAAAAACGGTGGTAGGTAATTCCCCATCAGATAATGAAGAAAAACTAGCACAATAGTGAACCACCACATTTTATTAGTCACCTACAGTAATAATCAAACATGTTGTAATCATGAGATATAGACCTCTCACCCTCTGGACTCTCATCTGCTCAGCCACTCTTTTCAGATCACTCAGCTGGGACTCATACAGCTGCCTGAGGCCTGATGGTCTGACGTGGCGGCTCTTCAGGGCATCAATCTCCGCCTCCAGAAGCTTGTTTTTAGACTCCAGGTTCCGCACCTGTGAAAGAAATACAAGATACATACAGCACTGTTTTTGTCAGGACGCTTAGTATGATATATTAAAAGAGAGGCTGGAGTCCTTAAAATATGTTAAGGGattaaaatgttgatgatttttATATGTCTATCTGTGGTTAATCATCTTGCCTTTTCAATATAAGCTGCCAGACGGTCGTTAAGGGCAACCATTTCTTGCCTCTCACTGGTTCGAGTCATCATGAAGGCCTGGTTCTCTGCTGAAGCCGCATCCAGATCCAGTTTAGAACCAAATCCCACAGACATCCCTAAGCACAGTGTTCCCATGCTCGCACTGCTGCATGCAAGAATGGAGAgaattttccaaaaattttttttttttttttttttttttttttaaacagtgatCACTAACTTGCTTGTACTCAAGGTTCAGATCTTGTGCCCCTTAATGATTACTGATTGAAACCCCAACACTTATAATGCACTCAGACTGTACAAGTCAATCTGTTTctatttaaaactgcatttggAGCATGCAAAGCTGAgatcatattaaaaaaaagatttagaaaaatgatTCATTTAACCACACATACAAAAACATATTGGTAAGTACAACATATTACAGTTGACTGACCTGGTCATGCGAGACTTATTGGTGATGGCCCTGTGTCCCACCGACCCTCCACGCCGGTTATAGCTAGCAGAGCGGTGGCGGGTGTCCCTGCGGGTAGGAGAGGGACTGGACACCCGGACCCGGTAGGTATTAGAGGAGGCCATGGTGCTCTCGAAATGCCGGCGGTATGAGGACATCCTCTCTGGACTGTGGCTCATGTTGTCGCTCGTGAGATTCCTTCAGCTTCAAATGGGGGATGGAAAGTGGTCACTCAGAAACATCTGGGGCTGGTGGGGATTTTATACCTCAGTTAGCCCTTCCCTAAACACTACAGAGGAATTTTGAACCTCCCAAACCCGTGGTGGATATCTCTTCAAACATTTATCAAGGTTGCGTGAATTAACTTACAGTGGAGGCTGTCCGAATTCTCGTTTTGTAGTAATTAAATATCATTTAAGCTTACCTGAATATAAATGTATGGATACATATATATACAATTTAAATGTGTGGTGTGTTTTGTTATGAGTTATATATTTTGGGGTAAAATCTGCCGGTCCACACGCCCACCTGTTCATCCTGCCACCATCTTCAGTGagtatttaaaaagataaagtaaatataatattaaaaatcaaaacaataactttaaaaactgtattctTTAAAGGGCGATATCTctaagttttaaatttttttctctaagctttatttttttatttatttatttatttatttattttgttttaaggaCGGAACAAAACTTCCCGGAACCATTCTCCGTCGCTTTCCGGAAGGTGATTGGTGTTACTCTTGTGTCTACTTAGCTTACTTTTTTCCTGTGCTATCCACTTCTTTGTAGAAAAGTTAAACCAACTTAAAGCGTGTCTCTCTACCTCAACTGTTACAACATGGCGGGGAATTTCTGGCAAAGTTCTCATTAGTAAGTTTTTGTTAAATTGTTGacgtttaatgttttttttttaatcaatcgCCGGCTATGTTGTGAGGCCTAACGTTAGCGGTATCATACGTATATATGCTAGCAGTTTCCCTTGAACTATTGCTTCGATAGAAAAA encodes the following:
- the ngs gene encoding notochord granular surface isoform X2; translation: MSHSPERMSSYRRHFESTMASSNTYRVRVSSPSPTRRDTRHRSASYNRRGGSVGHRAITNKSRMTSSASMGTLCLGMSVGFGSKLDLDAASAENQAFMMTRTSERQEMVALNDRLAAYIEKVRNLESKNKLLEAEIDALKSRHVRPSGLRQLYESQLSDLKRVAEQMRVQRDLSFSAKEAMMAQLDMLKSKYDEALEARKKTEHDIEILRPDVDKATSARISLEKHQEQLEIQLAFLQRVHKEEVEELMQRIYSSTSKVEMSFGLPDLSSALREIQSQYDSIAAKNLQEMDAWYSSKFQDLNDASNKHVQSIRSLREQIAAYKKELLNKQRELEALKTRSEYLEIQIRESIEKYKHKEDELEEQIDAMKVDLKVMKEKIALLMREYQDLLNVKMAMEIEITTYRKLIEGEDSRLSTMVHNLSLSGALHLTSSTHAAMSASVCNSSSGSDGNSKPDGVLGAGGASSDSHMVSEEQATETSERKTLLIS
- the ngs gene encoding notochord granular surface isoform X1; translation: MSHSPERMSSYRRHFESTMASSNTYRVRVSSPSPTRRDTRHRSASYNRRGGSVGHRAITNKSRMTSSASMGTLCLGMSVGFGSKLDLDAASAENQAFMMTRTSERQEMVALNDRLAAYIEKVRNLESKNKLLEAEIDALKSRHVRPSGLRQLYESQLSDLKRVAEQMRVQRDLSFSAKEAMMAQLDMLKSKYDEALEARKKTEHDIEILRPDVDKATSARISLEKHQEQLEIQLAFLQRVHKEEVEELMQRIYSSTSKVEMSFGLPDLSSALREIQSQYDSIAAKNLQEMDAWYSSKFQDLNDASNKHVQSIRSLREQIAAYKKELLNKQRELEALKTRSEYLEIQIRESIEKYKHKEDELEEQIDAMKVDLKVMKEKIALLMREYQDLLNVKMAMEIEITTYRKLIEGEDSRLSTMVHNLSLSGALHLTSSTHAAMSASVCNSSSGSDGNSKPDGVLGAGGASSDSHMVSEEQATETSERKTLLIRTVKTDEDIYERDTQERTITISGAADDNDED